In Fusobacterium canifelinum, a genomic segment contains:
- a CDS encoding GNAT family N-acetyltransferase: protein MKSDYDIIEIKKDNINLIKNLWEKNRIFHQNKTSNFSYQYSDLNFDERMNNIFNSKNIKYYKISAIINKNNIVGYCLSIIQGNSGELCTLFIDEQHRNNGLGHLLVDKHLNWLKDNKCDTIFVNVLVENESTIRFYESLGFKKNIINMEIPLKKN from the coding sequence ATGAAAAGTGATTATGATATTATTGAGATAAAAAAAGATAATATAAATTTAATAAAAAATTTATGGGAAAAAAATAGAATATTTCATCAAAATAAAACAAGCAATTTTTCTTATCAATATTCAGATTTGAATTTTGATGAAAGAATGAATAATATATTTAATTCAAAAAATATAAAATATTATAAAATTAGTGCTATAATAAATAAGAACAATATTGTAGGTTATTGTTTATCTATAATTCAAGGAAATTCAGGAGAGTTATGTACATTATTTATTGATGAACAGCATAGAAATAATGGTTTGGGACATTTGTTAGTGGATAAACATTTAAATTGGTTAAAAGATAATAAATGTGATACTATATTTGTAAATGTTCTTGTAGAAAATGAAAGTACTATAAGATTTTATGAATCACTTGGATTTAAAAAAAATATAATAAATATGGAAATTCCATTAAAAAAAAATTAG